In the genome of Porphyrobacter sp. ULC335, one region contains:
- a CDS encoding helix-turn-helix transcriptional regulator, with product MTAVPAPIRPRYLRTPDAAVHLGLSPRTLEKHRCYGTGPAYHKLGGRIVYQVEDLDSWAAQGLRRSTSDPGKGVVHPAKRIDGYTAPVRR from the coding sequence ATGACCGCCGTTCCCGCTCCGATCCGCCCGCGCTATCTGCGCACGCCCGATGCAGCGGTGCATCTCGGGCTCTCGCCGCGCACGCTGGAAAAGCACCGCTGCTATGGCACCGGTCCGGCCTATCACAAGCTTGGCGGGCGGATCGTTTACCAGGTCGAGGACCTCGACAGCTGGGCCGCGCAGGGCCTGCGCCGGTCGACCAGCGATCCGGGCAAGGGCGTGGTCCACCCGGCCAAACGGATCGACGGCTACACCGCCCCGGTCCGGCGCTGA
- a CDS encoding ArdC family protein: protein MMARGNGKGSAGGRHGRAARGAAGAQDARGSLYDAVTASIIAQLEEGVFPWVRPWSKAAAAPGLPRNAVTGRAYSGINVLILWGAVIEGGYPSQDWLTFRQALAAGGAVRKGERGRTVFYADRFVPKAEREGSDSGERGEEARAIAFLKRFTVFNVAQCEGLPEGMVTAPMPLPARELHDNAEALIAATGADFRIGGAEAFYSPCGDYVQVPPQPAFHHQIDYYRTALHELGHWTGHGARLGRDQTGRFGSAAYAREELVAELAAAFLCAALGVEPTVRHADYLGSWLAVLRADNRAIFRAASQASKAAEFLLQFQTIGQEQAA from the coding sequence ATGATGGCGCGTGGGAATGGCAAGGGCAGTGCGGGTGGCAGGCATGGGAGGGCGGCGCGCGGCGCCGCTGGCGCGCAGGACGCGCGCGGGTCGCTCTATGACGCGGTGACCGCAAGCATTATCGCGCAGCTTGAGGAAGGCGTGTTCCCGTGGGTCAGGCCGTGGAGCAAGGCGGCTGCCGCGCCCGGACTGCCGCGCAATGCCGTGACGGGACGGGCCTATTCTGGGATCAATGTCCTGATCCTGTGGGGCGCGGTAATCGAGGGCGGCTATCCCTCGCAGGACTGGTTGACCTTCCGGCAGGCGCTGGCCGCAGGCGGCGCGGTGCGCAAGGGCGAGCGCGGGCGGACCGTGTTCTATGCCGACCGCTTTGTGCCGAAGGCGGAACGCGAGGGCAGCGACAGCGGCGAGCGCGGCGAGGAGGCGCGCGCGATTGCCTTTCTCAAGCGCTTCACCGTGTTCAATGTCGCGCAGTGCGAGGGCCTGCCCGAAGGGATGGTCACCGCGCCCATGCCGCTGCCCGCGCGCGAATTGCATGACAACGCCGAGGCGCTGATCGCGGCCACGGGCGCGGATTTCCGGATCGGCGGGGCCGAGGCCTTCTATTCGCCTTGCGGCGATTATGTGCAGGTTCCCCCCCAACCCGCATTCCATCACCAGATCGACTACTACCGGACCGCGCTCCACGAGCTCGGCCACTGGACCGGTCACGGCGCGCGGCTGGGCCGCGACCAGACCGGGCGGTTCGGATCGGCCGCCTATGCGCGCGAGGAACTGGTCGCCGAACTGGCCGCTGCCTTCCTGTGCGCCGCGCTTGGCGTCGAGCCGACCGTGCGCCATGCCGACTACCTTGGCAGCTGGCTGGCGGTGCTGCGCGCCGATAATCGCGCGATCTTTCGCGCTGCCAGTCAGGCGAGCAAGGCCGCCGAGTTCCTGCTGCAGTTCCAGACCATCGGGCAGGAGCAGGCAGCATGA
- a CDS encoding dihydrofolate reductase family protein yields the protein MRKIRGAAFISLDGVIQGPGGVGEDTTGGFEAGGWVFRLWDDAAGEEVDRLFGHDYDLLLGRRTYDIFAAYWPYVEGEAAVMGEAFTAANKYVLTRGDAPLGWDNSIRLGGIADVAALKRQDGPDLVIQGSSTLYPPLLAAGMIDQLTLMIFPVVLGKGKRLFGEGSVPSLLELVAYRASAKGTIIATYQQRGDLPPMPDFAPPASTSEREAERQKAMKRGEW from the coding sequence ATGCGCAAGATCCGCGGCGCCGCCTTCATCTCGCTTGATGGCGTGATCCAGGGCCCGGGCGGCGTGGGCGAGGACACCACCGGCGGCTTCGAAGCGGGCGGATGGGTGTTTCGCCTGTGGGACGACGCTGCGGGCGAGGAAGTCGATCGCCTGTTCGGGCACGATTACGACCTGCTGCTGGGCCGGCGCACCTACGACATTTTCGCCGCCTACTGGCCCTACGTCGAAGGCGAGGCCGCGGTGATGGGAGAAGCCTTCACTGCGGCCAATAAATACGTTCTGACGCGCGGGGATGCGCCGCTCGGTTGGGACAACAGCATTCGGCTCGGCGGAATCGCGGACGTGGCCGCGCTCAAACGGCAGGACGGTCCCGATCTCGTCATACAGGGCTCGAGCACGCTATATCCGCCACTGCTCGCGGCGGGGATGATTGACCAGCTGACGCTGATGATTTTCCCGGTGGTGCTGGGCAAGGGAAAGCGCCTGTTCGGCGAAGGGTCAGTGCCTAGCCTGCTCGAATTGGTCGCGTATCGCGCAAGTGCAAAGGGAACAATCATCGCAACCTACCAACAGCGCGGCGATCTGCCGCCGATGCCCGACTTCGCGCCCCCTGCCAGTACCAGTGAGCGCGAGGCCGAGCGGCAAAAGGCGATGAAAAGGGGAGAGTGGTAA
- a CDS encoding replication initiator protein A, which produces MQRRAAFDQASLQLDLFVGAGGAIAARDAQDLMAWPFFSLAKRKRVKPIDFRMGEVAILVEATAEHGMATIWDADVLIWIASQIVEARDAGRPTSRLIAATPHEIMRFTRRGTGKVGYERLKAALDRLQSTSIATSIRQASARRRHRFSWINEWRERIDGRGRATGIEMIIPDWFYEGVLDRALVLTIDPAYFRLTGGLERWLYRIVRKHGGRQKNGWSFDIEHLWLKSGSLSPCKRFAFEIRDIVRRQSLPGYTLALDRPLGRERLNFVAIPVDPFTAAMRRIGMRPVEKSV; this is translated from the coding sequence ATGCAGCGCCGCGCCGCCTTCGATCAAGCCTCCTTGCAGCTGGATCTGTTCGTCGGTGCCGGCGGCGCAATCGCCGCGCGCGACGCACAGGACCTGATGGCCTGGCCCTTCTTCAGCTTGGCCAAGCGCAAGCGCGTCAAGCCCATCGACTTCCGCATGGGCGAGGTCGCGATCCTCGTCGAAGCCACCGCCGAACACGGCATGGCCACCATCTGGGACGCCGATGTGCTGATCTGGATTGCCAGCCAGATCGTCGAGGCGCGCGACGCCGGGCGCCCGACCTCGCGGCTGATCGCCGCCACGCCGCACGAGATCATGCGCTTCACCCGCCGCGGCACCGGCAAGGTGGGTTACGAACGGCTGAAGGCCGCGCTTGACCGGCTGCAATCGACCAGCATCGCCACCTCGATCCGTCAGGCGAGCGCGCGGCGGCGGCATCGCTTCTCGTGGATCAACGAGTGGCGCGAACGCATCGATGGCAGGGGCCGCGCGACCGGGATCGAGATGATCATCCCCGACTGGTTCTACGAAGGCGTGCTCGACCGCGCGCTCGTGCTGACCATCGACCCGGCCTATTTCCGGCTGACCGGCGGTCTCGAGCGCTGGCTCTACCGCATCGTGCGCAAGCATGGCGGACGCCAGAAGAACGGATGGAGCTTCGATATCGAGCACCTCTGGCTGAAATCCGGATCGCTCTCGCCGTGCAAGCGCTTCGCTTTCGAGATCCGCGATATCGTCCGGCGGCAATCGCTGCCCGGCTACACGCTGGCCCTGGATCGCCCGCTCGGCCGCGAGAGGCTCAATTTCGTGGCGATCCCGGTCGATCCCTTCACGGCCGCCATGCGCCGGATCGGCATGCGCCCTGTGGAGAAGTCGGTGTGA
- a CDS encoding DUF2958 domain-containing protein translates to MELLTLTLRQRLLANGANRGDHVPVVKLFNPLGAATWLISECDGDGDTLFGLADLGFGCPELGCVSWAEIAAVRLPLGLRLARDLNFAARHPLSVYAAAARAQGHITERPHHLVRAAADLARARGSGRSRSPP, encoded by the coding sequence ATGGAATTGCTGACCTTGACCCTGCGCCAGCGCTTGCTGGCCAATGGCGCAAACCGGGGCGACCATGTGCCGGTCGTCAAACTCTTCAATCCGCTCGGCGCGGCGACCTGGCTGATTTCCGAATGCGATGGCGACGGCGACACGCTGTTCGGCCTCGCCGATCTCGGCTTCGGCTGTCCGGAACTGGGCTGCGTCAGCTGGGCCGAAATCGCGGCGGTCCGCTTGCCGCTCGGCTTGCGTCTCGCGCGCGACCTGAACTTCGCCGCGCGCCATCCGCTCTCAGTCTATGCCGCCGCCGCGCGCGCGCAGGGCCACATCACCGAACGCCCCCACCATCTGGTCCGCGCCGCTGCTGATTTGGCGCGCGCGCGCGGATCGGGGCGCAGCCGTTCACCGCCGTAG
- a CDS encoding DUF736 domain-containing protein, whose amino-acid sequence MTCIGTFTATRDGFAGRLQTLTIDRALTLVTAEAGDAGNAPDYRVLAGEGEDSFEVGAGWKRTGDKAGAYVAVLIDDPALGQPLRANLFQSDQRTHVLMWSRSARREAKD is encoded by the coding sequence ATGACCTGTATCGGCACCTTCACCGCCACCCGCGACGGCTTTGCGGGGCGTTTGCAGACATTGACCATCGACCGCGCCCTGACCCTTGTTACGGCTGAAGCGGGCGATGCCGGGAATGCGCCCGACTACCGCGTTCTGGCCGGCGAAGGCGAGGACAGCTTCGAAGTGGGGGCAGGCTGGAAACGCACGGGCGACAAGGCGGGCGCCTATGTCGCTGTGCTGATCGACGATCCGGCGCTCGGGCAGCCGCTGCGCGCCAACCTGTTCCAGTCCGACCAGCGCACGCATGTGCTGATGTGGTCGCGCAGTGCGCGCCGCGAAGCAAAGGACTGA
- a CDS encoding DUF2840 domain-containing protein — MRTPPATPRCASDGDPPLTHVTLVWRGGIREDWLRFGKPVAERIIDRRTRIESYAPGQVFALVRWASNDFGTRRSLFAIMRAVGPGEAYSTLPRVDPGGEILLSVRSWPKVRAVFSLIDAIEQAGFDPCDIAPDHWRHMHNRLSVGMPPRPYDRHRHRAWCLRRRLSS, encoded by the coding sequence ATGCGGACGCCGCCGGCGACGCCGCGGTGCGCCAGTGACGGTGATCCGCCGCTGACCCACGTCACGCTTGTCTGGCGCGGGGGTATTCGCGAGGACTGGCTGCGGTTCGGCAAGCCGGTCGCCGAGCGCATCATTGATCGCCGCACCCGTATCGAGAGCTATGCGCCGGGTCAGGTGTTCGCCCTCGTGCGCTGGGCTTCCAATGATTTTGGCACCCGGCGGTCGCTCTTCGCAATCATGCGCGCGGTGGGTCCCGGCGAGGCGTACAGCACGCTGCCGAGAGTCGATCCGGGCGGCGAGATCCTGCTGTCGGTCCGCAGCTGGCCGAAGGTGCGCGCCGTCTTCAGCCTGATCGACGCGATCGAACAGGCCGGTTTCGACCCGTGCGACATTGCGCCTGATCACTGGCGGCACATGCACAACCGGCTGTCGGTCGGCATGCCCCCGCGCCCCTATGACCGGCACCGGCACAGGGCCTGGTGTCTGCGCAGGCGGCTGTCATCATGA
- a CDS encoding S26 family signal peptidase, which yields MKRRTILIAGTVAAAALLSAALPMSRVLVWNATASVPTGLYHIRGTAGLHVGERVAIDPPPRLRQILAARGYLPGGVPLLKEVAALTGDRVCRTGLLVTINDKPAGKARARDSRGRPLPAWQGCHRIAADELFVMSRRAPGSFDGRYFGPIARAQLIGRASPVWTDEAGDGVHVWFARPTFLPPAINQEESKP from the coding sequence ATGAAGCGGCGCACGATCCTCATCGCTGGCACCGTCGCCGCAGCCGCCCTGCTCAGCGCCGCGCTGCCCATGTCGCGCGTGCTGGTCTGGAACGCGACGGCGAGCGTGCCGACCGGCCTCTATCACATTCGCGGGACAGCGGGGCTGCATGTCGGCGAGCGGGTCGCCATCGATCCGCCGCCGCGCCTGCGCCAGATCCTCGCGGCGCGCGGCTATCTGCCGGGCGGAGTGCCCCTGCTCAAGGAGGTTGCCGCGCTCACTGGCGACAGGGTCTGCCGCACGGGCCTTCTGGTCACCATCAACGACAAGCCGGCAGGAAAGGCGCGCGCGCGCGACAGCCGCGGGCGTCCACTGCCCGCATGGCAGGGCTGCCACCGCATCGCGGCCGATGAGCTCTTCGTCATGAGCCGGCGCGCGCCCGGCAGTTTCGACGGGCGCTATTTCGGACCCATAGCCCGTGCGCAGCTGATCGGCCGCGCGAGCCCGGTCTGGACCGATGAAGCCGGTGACGGCGTGCACGTCTGGTTCGCGCGCCCGACATTCCTTCCACCAGCCATCAACCAAGAGGAGTCAAAACCATGA
- a CDS encoding antitoxin Xre-like helix-turn-helix domain-containing protein gives MALAAVHYAEAPQGLQTFAGDVDRRRLTGAAVKAVLRLTEAWTTSNAEGAALLGVSDSTWDRMKAGRWEGVLSQDQLTRASALIGIFKGLHLLFANDLADRWPQLENRAPVFGKRTPIRAMIEGGIPRMLETRQYIDALRGGL, from the coding sequence TTGGCACTTGCCGCTGTCCACTATGCAGAGGCCCCGCAGGGGCTCCAGACTTTCGCCGGGGACGTGGACCGGCGTCGCCTCACCGGCGCGGCGGTCAAGGCGGTGCTCCGCCTGACCGAGGCCTGGACCACCAGCAATGCCGAGGGGGCCGCGCTGCTCGGCGTGTCCGACAGCACCTGGGACCGGATGAAGGCGGGACGCTGGGAAGGCGTGCTCAGCCAGGACCAGCTCACCCGGGCATCGGCGCTGATCGGGATCTTCAAGGGGCTCCACCTGCTCTTCGCCAATGATCTCGCCGATCGCTGGCCGCAGCTGGAGAACCGCGCGCCGGTATTTGGCAAGCGCACCCCCATCCGGGCCATGATCGAAGGCGGTATCCCGCGCATGCTCGAAACCCGGCAGTATATCGACGCGCTGCGTGGCGGGCTCTGA
- a CDS encoding RES family NAD+ phosphorylase, whose amino-acid sequence MAGSDPAGDFPLAREAFERTVRLVSSARLRAAVLAPLADTADEEALLAEIEGATSSRLIAEERGLAGLAADELVHGVPHARFINASFAYAKPRQPSRFNPAERGAWYAALDVATCLAEVGFHLTRALADAGDFDAIVEYGEMIASMSGVFVDLRTDPGHPALAPDPAAGYPAGNALAARARAEGHNGIIYPSVRHDGGTCIAALWPNVVQSVVPGAMYRLIWSGGPAFVTETL is encoded by the coding sequence GTGGCGGGCTCTGATCCGGCGGGAGATTTCCCGCTTGCCCGAGAAGCTTTCGAACGCACCGTCCGTCTCGTCTCGAGCGCGAGGCTGCGCGCGGCCGTGCTTGCCCCGCTTGCCGACACTGCGGACGAAGAAGCGCTGCTCGCCGAGATCGAGGGAGCGACGAGCAGCCGGCTGATCGCCGAAGAGCGGGGTCTAGCTGGGCTGGCCGCTGACGAGCTGGTGCACGGGGTCCCGCATGCCCGGTTCATCAACGCCAGCTTTGCCTATGCCAAGCCGCGCCAGCCCTCCCGCTTCAATCCGGCAGAACGCGGCGCTTGGTACGCAGCGCTCGATGTCGCCACCTGCCTTGCCGAGGTTGGTTTCCACCTCACCCGCGCGCTTGCCGATGCCGGCGACTTCGACGCCATCGTCGAATATGGCGAGATGATCGCGAGCATGTCGGGGGTCTTCGTTGACCTGCGCACGGACCCGGGCCATCCCGCGCTCGCGCCTGACCCGGCGGCAGGCTATCCGGCCGGAAACGCGCTCGCCGCGCGCGCCCGCGCCGAGGGACACAACGGCATCATCTACCCGTCCGTCCGCCATGATGGCGGCACCTGCATTGCGGCGCTGTGGCCCAATGTCGTCCAGTCGGTCGTCCCGGGCGCGATGTACCGCCTGATCTGGTCCGGCGGCCCGGCCTTTGTCACCGAGACGCTGTAG
- a CDS encoding ParB/RepB/Spo0J family partition protein — protein sequence MQIDHIPLGQLSVAAINMRRGRKVPDVSDILPSVKARGVLAPLFVRPSGAPDHFEILAGKRRYFASLEAAREAGEERSLPCIVVGADDDAEALEISMIENLLREDPDEVTQWESFTRLAREGRSIADIAATFALTELKVKRILALGNLLPRIREAYRSEAIDAATVRHLTLASKAQQTAWLALFEDAEAHAPRGSQLKAWLFGGASIATSVALFDLETYAGQIVTDLFGEEGWFADADAFWAAQQAAVEARKAEYLAAGWADVVIVPVTGHFASWEYECAGKRKGGKVYIQLRRDGEVVFHEGYISRREVEAAARRARGEDESAKPARPEMTATLASYADLHRQAAVGAQLASTPALALRVMVAHAIAGSPLWSVRPADTASRNAAIAASLAAAPATRALAEQRRAVLRLLGMDEARVGLCQDRYGSDLVPVLHRLIALSDAEVMQVLVLVMAETLAIGSEAVEYLGEHCGIDMADHWQADEAFLGLLRDREVMLAILAETGGAAVASANAGEKGATLKGLIADHLTGANDRPKCVRWVPRWMAFPPSAYTGRDGVPMVAAARRAQWMITDEQAETEKNEALASDTATHDDAPADEAQPASPDSPQGAALAA from the coding sequence ATGCAGATCGATCATATTCCGCTCGGCCAGCTGTCGGTTGCGGCCATTAACATGCGGCGTGGGCGCAAGGTCCCCGATGTCAGCGATATCCTGCCTTCGGTGAAGGCGCGCGGCGTGCTTGCGCCGCTGTTTGTCAGACCGAGCGGTGCCCCCGACCATTTCGAGATCCTCGCGGGCAAGCGTCGCTATTTCGCCAGCCTTGAAGCCGCGCGCGAGGCGGGCGAGGAGCGCAGCCTGCCCTGCATCGTCGTCGGCGCGGACGACGACGCCGAGGCGCTGGAAATCTCGATGATCGAGAACCTGCTGCGCGAGGACCCCGACGAGGTCACCCAATGGGAAAGCTTCACCCGCCTCGCAAGGGAAGGGCGCAGCATCGCGGATATCGCCGCGACCTTTGCGCTCACCGAATTGAAGGTGAAGCGCATCCTCGCGCTAGGCAATCTCCTGCCCCGCATCCGCGAGGCCTATCGCAGCGAAGCGATCGATGCCGCGACCGTGCGCCATCTGACCCTGGCCAGCAAGGCGCAGCAGACAGCATGGCTGGCGCTGTTCGAGGATGCCGAAGCCCATGCACCGCGCGGCAGCCAGTTGAAGGCATGGCTGTTCGGCGGCGCGTCGATTGCGACTTCGGTCGCGCTGTTCGACCTGGAAACCTATGCGGGCCAGATCGTCACCGACCTGTTCGGCGAGGAAGGCTGGTTTGCCGATGCCGATGCCTTCTGGGCCGCGCAGCAGGCGGCGGTCGAAGCGCGCAAGGCCGAATACCTTGCGGCAGGCTGGGCCGATGTAGTGATCGTGCCTGTCACGGGCCATTTCGCCAGCTGGGAATATGAGTGCGCGGGCAAGCGCAAGGGCGGGAAGGTCTATATCCAGCTGCGCCGCGACGGCGAGGTGGTGTTCCATGAAGGCTACATATCACGGCGCGAGGTCGAGGCAGCCGCGCGCCGCGCGCGCGGTGAGGACGAAAGCGCCAAGCCCGCGCGGCCCGAAATGACCGCGACGCTGGCAAGCTATGCAGACTTGCACCGCCAAGCGGCGGTAGGCGCGCAGCTTGCCAGCACGCCCGCGCTGGCATTGCGGGTGATGGTCGCGCATGCGATCGCCGGATCGCCGCTGTGGAGCGTGCGCCCCGCCGATACCGCAAGCCGCAATGCGGCTATCGCGGCCAGCCTTGCGGCTGCGCCTGCAACCCGTGCATTGGCAGAGCAGCGCCGCGCGGTGCTTCGCCTGCTCGGGATGGACGAGGCGCGGGTGGGCCTGTGTCAGGACCGTTACGGCTCCGATCTGGTGCCGGTGCTACACCGCCTGATCGCGCTGTCCGATGCCGAGGTCATGCAGGTGCTGGTGCTGGTCATGGCCGAGACGCTCGCCATCGGCAGCGAGGCTGTCGAATATCTGGGCGAGCATTGCGGCATTGACATGGCCGACCACTGGCAGGCCGACGAAGCCTTCCTCGGCCTGCTGCGTGACAGGGAGGTGATGCTCGCCATCCTCGCCGAAACCGGCGGGGCGGCGGTTGCCAGCGCCAATGCGGGCGAGAAGGGCGCGACCCTCAAGGGCCTGATTGCCGATCATCTGACCGGCGCAAATGACCGGCCAAAATGCGTGCGCTGGGTGCCGCGCTGGATGGCCTTCCCGCCGTCGGCCTATACCGGGCGGGACGGCGTGCCAATGGTCGCGGCCGCGCGGCGGGCGCAATGGATGATCACGGACGAGCAGGCGGAGACTGAAAAGAACGAAGCGCTCGCCAGTGATACAGCGACGCATGATGACGCTCCGGCAGACGAGGCCCAGCCCGCCTCTCCCGATAGTCCGCAGGGCGCGGCGCTGGCTGCCTGA
- a CDS encoding relaxase/mobilization nuclease domain-containing protein: MADDEFTIRPGRVGDRGGQGYNKATSLVGRVQQIARRGGRLRTAGLPGARRGTSPLGRGGRAALSRGQARFSRRVIVKARIVRHRGTRFRSAPLARHIAYLERDGVTRDGSDGTMFDARGERADTERFAARCESDRHHFRFMVSPEDAAELSDIRTLTRELMDDMARDCGTTLDWVAIDHWNTANPHVHILVRGVADDGSDLVIDRGYITQGLRDRAQERVTLELGPRSERDIAAALRREIGAERWTGLDRQLQRAGGPEGLLDLRPDTAAGNARERRFLIARAEMLERMGLAERAGPAMWRLLPRLEPTLRELGERGDIIKTIDRAMAGQDRVLAPERLVMDPLQAGALADTAIEGRLIARGLHDELTGEAYAILDATDGRAHYLRFPDIERTGDAAPGAIVALSRWTDRNGRAQAGLLVRSDLPLEQQIGARGATWLDRRMLSSSHAVQSVGFGAEIEGAMRGRTEWLVEQGLATRQGQRVVFGRNLLERLRADEIAQATQAIAGRLGTEARPAAEGGTVAGIYRERVALASGRFAVIEEGRGFQLVPWRQDLDHHLGEAVSGRINARGGIDWSFGRKRGPAL; encoded by the coding sequence GTGGCCGACGACGAATTCACGATTCGACCCGGACGCGTCGGCGATCGGGGCGGTCAAGGCTACAACAAGGCCACAAGCCTCGTCGGACGCGTCCAGCAGATTGCCCGGCGCGGCGGTCGTCTGCGAACTGCCGGCCTGCCCGGTGCGCGGCGCGGGACCAGCCCTCTGGGCCGCGGCGGGCGCGCGGCACTGAGCCGGGGGCAAGCGCGCTTCAGCCGCCGGGTGATCGTCAAGGCCCGCATCGTCCGCCATCGCGGCACCCGCTTTCGCTCGGCCCCGCTGGCGCGGCACATCGCCTATCTCGAACGCGACGGCGTGACCCGCGACGGCAGCGATGGCACGATGTTCGATGCGCGCGGCGAGCGCGCCGACACCGAGCGCTTCGCAGCGCGCTGCGAGAGTGACCGGCACCATTTCCGCTTCATGGTCTCGCCCGAGGACGCCGCGGAGCTCTCCGATATCAGGACCTTAACCCGCGAGCTGATGGACGACATGGCGCGCGACTGCGGCACCACCCTCGACTGGGTCGCGATCGATCACTGGAACACGGCCAATCCCCATGTCCACATCCTCGTGCGCGGCGTTGCCGATGACGGAAGCGACCTGGTAATCGATCGCGGCTACATCACCCAGGGTCTGCGGGACCGCGCGCAGGAGCGCGTCACGCTTGAGCTCGGGCCGCGCAGCGAGCGCGACATCGCTGCCGCATTGCGCCGCGAGATCGGCGCTGAACGGTGGACCGGGCTGGACCGGCAGCTGCAGCGCGCTGGCGGGCCCGAAGGCCTGCTGGATCTGCGGCCCGATACAGCAGCAGGGAATGCGCGCGAACGGCGCTTCCTCATCGCCCGCGCTGAAATGCTCGAACGGATGGGGCTCGCCGAACGGGCCGGTCCGGCGATGTGGCGCCTCTTGCCGCGCCTCGAGCCGACCTTGCGCGAACTCGGCGAGCGCGGTGACATCATCAAGACCATCGACCGTGCCATGGCGGGGCAGGATCGCGTCCTCGCTCCCGAGCGTCTGGTAATGGACCCGCTGCAAGCCGGGGCGCTTGCGGATACCGCCATCGAGGGCCGGCTCATCGCCCGCGGTCTTCACGACGAGCTCACCGGCGAGGCCTATGCCATCCTTGATGCGACGGATGGACGCGCGCATTATCTGCGCTTCCCCGACATCGAACGCACCGGCGATGCGGCGCCCGGCGCGATTGTCGCGCTCAGCCGCTGGACCGACCGGAACGGACGCGCCCAGGCGGGTCTGCTGGTCCGCTCCGACCTTCCGCTCGAGCAGCAGATCGGGGCCCGCGGGGCAACCTGGCTGGACCGCCGGATGCTGTCTTCCTCGCACGCGGTGCAGAGTGTCGGCTTTGGCGCAGAAATTGAAGGCGCGATGCGCGGACGCACCGAATGGCTGGTGGAGCAGGGCCTGGCCACCCGGCAGGGCCAAAGGGTGGTGTTCGGCCGCAATCTGCTCGAGCGCCTGCGCGCCGACGAGATCGCGCAGGCCACACAGGCGATCGCCGGACGGCTCGGAACCGAGGCCCGACCGGCAGCAGAAGGCGGGACCGTCGCGGGCATCTATCGCGAGCGCGTCGCGCTCGCCTCGGGTCGGTTCGCGGTGATCGAGGAGGGGCGCGGCTTCCAGCTGGTGCCATGGCGCCAGGACCTCGACCACCATCTGGGCGAGGCGGTCAGTGGCCGGATCAACGCACGCGGCGGCATCGACTGGAGCTTCGGTCGCAAGCGCGGACCCGCGCTATGA
- a CDS encoding DUF736 domain-containing protein encodes MANIGNFTRTTTGFKGEIVTMSVQQKNVRITAETEQASENAPSHRVFAGRAEIGAAWSKQSQEGRDYLSVKLDDPSFPGPIYANLFAEDDGETYSLVWTRARKATGE; translated from the coding sequence ATGGCCAATATCGGCAACTTCACCCGCACCACCACCGGCTTCAAGGGCGAGATCGTCACCATGAGCGTGCAGCAGAAGAATGTGCGCATCACCGCCGAAACCGAGCAGGCAAGCGAGAACGCGCCCTCGCACCGGGTCTTCGCCGGCCGCGCCGAGATCGGCGCTGCCTGGAGCAAGCAGAGCCAGGAAGGCCGCGACTACCTCTCAGTCAAGCTCGACGATCCGAGCTTCCCGGGCCCGATCTACGCCAACCTCTTCGCCGAGGATGACGGCGAGACCTACAGCCTGGTGTGGACCCGCGCCCGCAAGGCCACCGGCGAATAA
- a CDS encoding lytic transglycosylase domain-containing protein, translating into MPSLRLAIARGCALAVGWSGTARAQLVGEVRASARIAIAAHVREAAQRFALPEAWIYAVIRVESAGRTRAVSSAGAMGLMQLMPGTWARQRARFALGRDPFDPRDNIMAGTSYLREMYDRYGAAGFLAAYNAGPGRYEEWRDKGRPLPLETRRYVASLAALLQRDSVPVAAAMQPANSAPPRAGHERQGDSDGDAAAPANPFARPALPRHDLFAPVTARRDE; encoded by the coding sequence GTGCCCTCGCTTCGCCTCGCGATCGCGCGCGGCTGCGCTCTGGCCGTTGGATGGTCCGGCACGGCCCGCGCGCAGCTGGTCGGCGAAGTTCGGGCATCTGCGCGCATCGCCATCGCCGCGCACGTGCGCGAAGCTGCGCAGCGCTTTGCCCTTCCGGAAGCCTGGATCTATGCGGTCATCCGTGTCGAAAGCGCAGGCCGCACGCGCGCGGTCTCGTCCGCGGGCGCCATGGGTCTGATGCAGCTGATGCCCGGGACCTGGGCCCGGCAGCGCGCGCGCTTCGCGCTCGGCCGCGACCCCTTCGATCCGCGCGACAACATCATGGCGGGCACATCCTACCTGCGCGAAATGTACGACCGCTATGGCGCGGCGGGCTTCCTCGCTGCCTATAACGCGGGGCCCGGACGCTACGAGGAATGGCGCGACAAAGGGCGTCCCCTTCCGCTCGAAACCCGCCGTTATGTCGCTTCGCTTGCCGCGCTGCTGCAGCGGGACAGCGTCCCGGTTGCAGCAGCAATGCAGCCCGCCAACAGCGCGCCGCCGCGCGCGGGACACGAGCGGCAGGGTGACAGCGATGGCGACGCCGCGGCTCCGGCGAACCCCTTTGCCCGGCCTGCCCTGCCCCGCCATGATCTGTTCGCCCCCGTGACCGCCAGGAGGGACGAGTGA